The genomic segment AGCCCGATATTATTTTTATCTCCCAAGACCGGATGAACATAATCGAACCCAAAAGAATCAACGGAGCACCAGACCTGGTAGTTGAAATCCTTTCTCCCGCCACTGCCTACTATGATCTGCGGCATAAGTTCCGCGTTTATGAGCGTTACGGAGTCAAAGAATACTGGATCGTAGACCCAGAAGAAAGCAGTATTGAGGTCTTCATCCGCGAGGGTGAAAAATTAAGCTTGAGCCAGTGCCTGGAGGAAAGGGGGCAGGTAACCTCATCGCTCCTCCAAGGTCTAACAGTATCCTTAGAGAGCATTTTTGAGGGGTAGGCCGCCCTTGGCTTAACCTGACTGCTTAAGGAAGGAGCATAGTTCCTGGTAATCTTCTTGTAGGAAAGCGCGAGTAGACAGCGCCAAGCCTTGGAAAAAGCCGGTTGCGGCTGCCCGACCAACATCCTCGGCCCAGGCCGGTACCCACTCAAGCAGGTGTTCCTCTAAGAATCGCTTTTGAGCCTGTAAATAGCGGTAGGGGTCTTCCCCTTTCTCTCCCGCTTCCATAGCCATCCCGCACAGCCTTTCCATGAACTCTAGCTCTAGGGCTATGTGGTCATCAGGCTCCTGATGTAACTTCTTAGTAACCAGGCCGAACTCTTCGTAAGCCCTCCGCACCTGAAGGGTCTCCTCACCAAACAACAAATGGTCGGCTGAACGATAGACAGATTCCCAAGGCGGGGCCTCTAGGTGGCCAGGTCCGACAAATAGCCGGTTATATTCGGCTCGAAGCTCAGCAGCTGCTTTATCAAGGCTCCTGGTTCCTTTTTGCAGCTCCCGGCAATAACTAGAAAGCTGGGTCCAGCCCTGTTTCAAGTCTCCCTCTGCTTCCTCGGCCAGGAGCTGAAACAGAGCGCCCTCTGCCAGCTCCCTCAGCAGCTGGGGGCTTATGGGTTCTGCCAGCAAATGGGATTGTAGTCGATACAGGTTCTGGCGGATCTGGAGCCAATTCTTTACTTCGGCGTCCTGAAACCCAGCCACTCGCTCTTCTGCCATGGTGCCCCTCCTTAGGAAAGACATTTACTTCCAGCCGCCCAGCACTCAACCGTTGGAAGACCTACAGCTTCACAAGGGGCTTACGGCCCAGCTGAAGTGGGCGACAGGTATAAGTCCCCAAGTTGACTGCTTGGTCTCGCTAATTGGTTTGGCCGCTCTTTCGCTAGTAGTATTCTCCACCCATGGCCCCATCCCTGCCCCCAGCCAACTTAAAAGGGGGCCCTTTTTCCTGGGCCCCCTTGCCGCACCCACCGTGCTTTGGACCTAGTCAAGACCTGACTAAACGGCTAGATCAGCCCTTGTTCCTTGGCTAGCTTGGGATAAAGCTCGTAAGCGGGCTTGAGGAGCGGTAGCATAGCAAACATCTGGCTTACCGGACCTTGGGCCTTGATCTTTCCCAAGGCCAGGGCCGCCACCAGGTTAATCTT from the Clostridia bacterium genome contains:
- a CDS encoding molecular chaperone TorD family protein, which encodes MAEERVAGFQDAEVKNWLQIRQNLYRLQSHLLAEPISPQLLRELAEGALFQLLAEEAEGDLKQGWTQLSSYCRELQKGTRSLDKAAAELRAEYNRLFVGPGHLEAPPWESVYRSADHLLFGEETLQVRRAYEEFGLVTKKLHQEPDDHIALELEFMERLCGMAMEAGEKGEDPYRYLQAQKRFLEEHLLEWVPAWAEDVGRAAATGFFQGLALSTRAFLQEDYQELCSFLKQSG
- a CDS encoding Uma2 family endonuclease, with protein sequence MVKWTKSSPAKGGVKVSLGDWEVAVTSGKVYTYADYCQLPDGAPYQLIGGRLILTPSPTTYHQMISARLEFALMDFVKEHTLGIVLHAPIDVYFNQTETYQPDIIFISQDRMNIIEPKRINGAPDLVVEILSPATAYYDLRHKFRVYERYGVKEYWIVDPEESSIEVFIREGEKLSLSQCLEERGQVTSSLLQGLTVSLESIFEG